The following proteins are encoded in a genomic region of Pan troglodytes isolate AG18354 chromosome 2, NHGRI_mPanTro3-v2.0_pri, whole genome shotgun sequence:
- the SENP2 gene encoding sentrin-specific protease 2 isoform X4 produces MYRWLVRILGTIFRFCDRSVPPARALLKRRRSDSTLFSTVDTDEIPAKRPRLDCFIHQVKNSLYNAASLFGFPFQMTTKPMVTSACNGTRNVAPSGEVFSNSSSCELTGSGSWNNMLKLGNKSPNGISDYPKIRVTVTRDQPRRVLPSFGFTLNSEGYNRRPGGRRHSKGNPESSLMWKPQEQAVTEMISEESGKGLRRPHCTVEEGVQKEEREKYRKLLERLKESGHGNSVCPVTSNYHSSQRSQMDTLKTKGWGEEQNHGVKTTQFVPKQYRLVETRGPLCSLRSEKRCSKGKITDTEKMVGIRFENESRRGYQLEPDLSEEVSARLRLGSGSNGLLRRKVSIIETKEKTCSGKERDRRTDDLLELTEVINFYMNLLVERNKKQGYPALHVFSTFFYPKLKSGGYQAVKRWTKGVNLFEQEIILVPIHRKVHWSLVVIDLRKKCLKYLDSMGQKGHRICEILLQYLQDESKTKRNIDLNLLEWTHHSMKPHEIPQQLNGSDCGMFTCKYADYISRDKPITFTQHQMPLFRKKMVWEILHQQLL; encoded by the exons ATTGCTTTATTCACCAAGTGAAAAACAGTCTCTACAATGCTGCCAGCTTATTTGGATTCCCATTCCAGATGACCACAAAGCCCATGGTAACTTCTGCTTGTAATGGAACACGGAATGTGGCCCCTTCAGGAGAG GTATTTTCGAACTCTTCATCTTGTGAACTGACAGGTTCTGGATCCTGGAACAACATGCTGAAACTGG gtaatAAATCTCCTAATGGAATAAGTGACTATCCAAAGATCAGAGTGACAGTTACCCGAGATCAGCCACGCAGAGTCCTGCCTTCCTTTGG TTTTACTTTGAACTCAGAAGGCTATAATAGAAGACCAGGTGGCCGTCGCCATAGCAAAGGTAATCCAGAGAGTTCTTTAATGTGGAAACCTCAGGAACAGGCTGTAACAGAGATGATTTCTGAAGAGAGTGGCAAGGGTCTGAGGCGTCCCCATTGTACTGTGGAGGAG GGTGttcaaaaagaggaaagagagaagtaCCGAAAGTTATTGGAACGACTTAAAGAAAGTGGTCATGGAAACTCTGTCTGTCCTGTAACTTCAAATTATCACAG TTCTCAAAGAAGTCAGATGGACACATTAAAGACCAAAGGCTGGGGGGAAGAGCAAAATCACGGAGTCAAAACAACTCAGTTTGTTCCAAAACAAT ATAGACTTGTTGAAACAAGGGGACCTCTATGTTCATTGAGAAGTGAAAAGAG gtGTTCAAAGGGGAAAATTACTGATACAGAGAAGATGGTCGGAATCAGATTTGAAAATGAAAGT AGGAGGGGATACCAACTGGAGCCTGACCTATCAGAAGAAGTGTCGGCCCGACTCCGCCTGGGCAGTGGAAGTAATGGCTTACTCAGGAGGAAAGTGTCAATAATTGAGACAAAGGAAAAGACTTGCTCTGGCAAAGAGAGGGACAGAAGAACGGACGATCTCCTTGAACTTACAGAG GTCATTAATTTTTACATGAATCTTCtggtggaaagaaataaaaagcaaggctATCCAGCACTTCATGTATTCAGTACTTTCTTCTATCCTAAATTAAAGTCTGGGGGTTACCAAGCAGTGAAACGATGGACCAAAGGGGTAAATCTCTTTGAACAAGAAATTATTCTGGTGCCTATTCATCGGAAGGTACATTGGAGCCTGGTG GTGATTGACCTAAGAAAAAAGTGTCTTAAATATCTGGATTCTATGGGACAAAAGGGCCACAGGATCTGTGAGATTCTCCT tcAGTATTTACAGGATGAAAGTAAGACCAAAAGAAACATTGATCTGAATCTTTTAGAGTGGACCCATCACAGCATGAAACCACAC gAGATTCCTCAACAGCTGAATGGGAGTGATTGTGGAATGTTTACTTGTAAATATGCAGATTATATTTCTAGGGACAAACCTATCACATTTACTCAG CACCAGATGCCTCTCTTCCGGAAGAAGATGGTGTGGGAAATCCTTCATCAGCAGTTGCTGTGA
- the SENP2 gene encoding sentrin-specific protease 2 isoform X1 has product MYRWLVRILGTIFRFCDRSVPPARALLKRRRSDSTLFSTVDTDEIPAKRPRLDCFIHQVKNSLYNAASLFGFPFQMTTKPMVTSACNGTRNVAPSGEVFSNSSSCELTGSGSWNNMLKLGNKSPNGISDYPKIRVTVTRDQPRRVLPSFGFTLNSEGYNRRPGGRRHSKGNPESSLMWKPQEQAVTEMISEESGKGLRRPHCTVEEGVQKEEREKYRKLLERLKESGHGNSVCPVTSNYHSSQRSQMDTLKTKGWGEEQNHGVKTTQFVPKQYRLVETRGPLCSLRSEKRCSKGKITDTEKMVGIRFENESRRGYQLEPDLSEEVSARLRLGSGSNGLLRRKVSIIETKEKTCSGKERDRRTDDLLELTEDMEKEISNALGHGPQDEILSSAFKLRITRGDIQTLKNYHWLNDEVINFYMNLLVERNKKQGYPALHVFSTFFYPKLKSGGYQAVKRWTKGVNLFEQEIILVPIHRKVHWSLVVIDLRKKCLKYLDSMGQKGHRICEILLQYLQDESKTKRNIDLNLLEWTHHSMKPHEIPQQLNGSDCGMFTCKYADYISRDKPITFTQHQMPLFRKKMVWEILHQQLL; this is encoded by the exons ATTGCTTTATTCACCAAGTGAAAAACAGTCTCTACAATGCTGCCAGCTTATTTGGATTCCCATTCCAGATGACCACAAAGCCCATGGTAACTTCTGCTTGTAATGGAACACGGAATGTGGCCCCTTCAGGAGAG GTATTTTCGAACTCTTCATCTTGTGAACTGACAGGTTCTGGATCCTGGAACAACATGCTGAAACTGG gtaatAAATCTCCTAATGGAATAAGTGACTATCCAAAGATCAGAGTGACAGTTACCCGAGATCAGCCACGCAGAGTCCTGCCTTCCTTTGG TTTTACTTTGAACTCAGAAGGCTATAATAGAAGACCAGGTGGCCGTCGCCATAGCAAAGGTAATCCAGAGAGTTCTTTAATGTGGAAACCTCAGGAACAGGCTGTAACAGAGATGATTTCTGAAGAGAGTGGCAAGGGTCTGAGGCGTCCCCATTGTACTGTGGAGGAG GGTGttcaaaaagaggaaagagagaagtaCCGAAAGTTATTGGAACGACTTAAAGAAAGTGGTCATGGAAACTCTGTCTGTCCTGTAACTTCAAATTATCACAG TTCTCAAAGAAGTCAGATGGACACATTAAAGACCAAAGGCTGGGGGGAAGAGCAAAATCACGGAGTCAAAACAACTCAGTTTGTTCCAAAACAAT ATAGACTTGTTGAAACAAGGGGACCTCTATGTTCATTGAGAAGTGAAAAGAG gtGTTCAAAGGGGAAAATTACTGATACAGAGAAGATGGTCGGAATCAGATTTGAAAATGAAAGT AGGAGGGGATACCAACTGGAGCCTGACCTATCAGAAGAAGTGTCGGCCCGACTCCGCCTGGGCAGTGGAAGTAATGGCTTACTCAGGAGGAAAGTGTCAATAATTGAGACAAAGGAAAAGACTTGCTCTGGCAAAGAGAGGGACAGAAGAACGGACGATCTCCTTGAACTTACAGAG GACATGGAAAAGGAAATCAGTAATGCCCTAGGCCATGGCCCACAGGATGAAATCCTAAGTAGTGCTTTCAAATTGCGAATTACTCGAGGAGATATTCAGACATTAAAGAACTATCACTGGCTCAATGATGAA GTCATTAATTTTTACATGAATCTTCtggtggaaagaaataaaaagcaaggctATCCAGCACTTCATGTATTCAGTACTTTCTTCTATCCTAAATTAAAGTCTGGGGGTTACCAAGCAGTGAAACGATGGACCAAAGGGGTAAATCTCTTTGAACAAGAAATTATTCTGGTGCCTATTCATCGGAAGGTACATTGGAGCCTGGTG GTGATTGACCTAAGAAAAAAGTGTCTTAAATATCTGGATTCTATGGGACAAAAGGGCCACAGGATCTGTGAGATTCTCCT tcAGTATTTACAGGATGAAAGTAAGACCAAAAGAAACATTGATCTGAATCTTTTAGAGTGGACCCATCACAGCATGAAACCACAC gAGATTCCTCAACAGCTGAATGGGAGTGATTGTGGAATGTTTACTTGTAAATATGCAGATTATATTTCTAGGGACAAACCTATCACATTTACTCAG CACCAGATGCCTCTCTTCCGGAAGAAGATGGTGTGGGAAATCCTTCATCAGCAGTTGCTGTGA
- the SENP2 gene encoding sentrin-specific protease 2 isoform X6, which translates to MLKLGNKSPNGISDYPKIRVTVTRDQPRRVLPSFGFTLNSEGYNRRPGGRRHSKGNPESSLMWKPQEQAVTEMISEESGKGLRRPHCTVEEGVQKEEREKYRKLLERLKESGHGNSVCPVTSNYHSSQRSQMDTLKTKGWGEEQNHGVKTTQFVPKQYRLVETRGPLCSLRSEKRCSKGKITDTEKMVGIRFENESRRGYQLEPDLSEEVSARLRLGSGSNGLLRRKVSIIETKEKTCSGKERDRRTDDLLELTEDMEKEISNALGHGPQDEILSSAFKLRITRGDIQTLKNYHWLNDEVINFYMNLLVERNKKQGYPALHVFSTFFYPKLKSGGYQAVKRWTKGVNLFEQEIILVPIHRKVHWSLVVIDLRKKCLKYLDSMGQKGHRICEILLQYLQDESKTKRNIDLNLLEWTHHSMKPHEIPQQLNGSDCGMFTCKYADYISRDKPITFTQHQMPLFRKKMVWEILHQQLL; encoded by the exons ATGCTGAAACTGG gtaatAAATCTCCTAATGGAATAAGTGACTATCCAAAGATCAGAGTGACAGTTACCCGAGATCAGCCACGCAGAGTCCTGCCTTCCTTTGG TTTTACTTTGAACTCAGAAGGCTATAATAGAAGACCAGGTGGCCGTCGCCATAGCAAAGGTAATCCAGAGAGTTCTTTAATGTGGAAACCTCAGGAACAGGCTGTAACAGAGATGATTTCTGAAGAGAGTGGCAAGGGTCTGAGGCGTCCCCATTGTACTGTGGAGGAG GGTGttcaaaaagaggaaagagagaagtaCCGAAAGTTATTGGAACGACTTAAAGAAAGTGGTCATGGAAACTCTGTCTGTCCTGTAACTTCAAATTATCACAG TTCTCAAAGAAGTCAGATGGACACATTAAAGACCAAAGGCTGGGGGGAAGAGCAAAATCACGGAGTCAAAACAACTCAGTTTGTTCCAAAACAAT ATAGACTTGTTGAAACAAGGGGACCTCTATGTTCATTGAGAAGTGAAAAGAG gtGTTCAAAGGGGAAAATTACTGATACAGAGAAGATGGTCGGAATCAGATTTGAAAATGAAAGT AGGAGGGGATACCAACTGGAGCCTGACCTATCAGAAGAAGTGTCGGCCCGACTCCGCCTGGGCAGTGGAAGTAATGGCTTACTCAGGAGGAAAGTGTCAATAATTGAGACAAAGGAAAAGACTTGCTCTGGCAAAGAGAGGGACAGAAGAACGGACGATCTCCTTGAACTTACAGAG GACATGGAAAAGGAAATCAGTAATGCCCTAGGCCATGGCCCACAGGATGAAATCCTAAGTAGTGCTTTCAAATTGCGAATTACTCGAGGAGATATTCAGACATTAAAGAACTATCACTGGCTCAATGATGAA GTCATTAATTTTTACATGAATCTTCtggtggaaagaaataaaaagcaaggctATCCAGCACTTCATGTATTCAGTACTTTCTTCTATCCTAAATTAAAGTCTGGGGGTTACCAAGCAGTGAAACGATGGACCAAAGGGGTAAATCTCTTTGAACAAGAAATTATTCTGGTGCCTATTCATCGGAAGGTACATTGGAGCCTGGTG GTGATTGACCTAAGAAAAAAGTGTCTTAAATATCTGGATTCTATGGGACAAAAGGGCCACAGGATCTGTGAGATTCTCCT tcAGTATTTACAGGATGAAAGTAAGACCAAAAGAAACATTGATCTGAATCTTTTAGAGTGGACCCATCACAGCATGAAACCACAC gAGATTCCTCAACAGCTGAATGGGAGTGATTGTGGAATGTTTACTTGTAAATATGCAGATTATATTTCTAGGGACAAACCTATCACATTTACTCAG CACCAGATGCCTCTCTTCCGGAAGAAGATGGTGTGGGAAATCCTTCATCAGCAGTTGCTGTGA
- the SENP2 gene encoding sentrin-specific protease 2 isoform X5, whose amino-acid sequence MTTKPMVTSACNGTRNVAPSGEVFSNSSSCELTGSGSWNNMLKLGNKSPNGISDYPKIRVTVTRDQPRRVLPSFGFTLNSEGYNRRPGGRRHSKGNPESSLMWKPQEQAVTEMISEESGKGLRRPHCTVEEGVQKEEREKYRKLLERLKESGHGNSVCPVTSNYHSSQRSQMDTLKTKGWGEEQNHGVKTTQFVPKQYRLVETRGPLCSLRSEKRCSKGKITDTEKMVGIRFENESRRGYQLEPDLSEEVSARLRLGSGSNGLLRRKVSIIETKEKTCSGKERDRRTDDLLELTEDMEKEISNALGHGPQDEILSSAFKLRITRGDIQTLKNYHWLNDEVINFYMNLLVERNKKQGYPALHVFSTFFYPKLKSGGYQAVKRWTKGVNLFEQEIILVPIHRKVHWSLVVIDLRKKCLKYLDSMGQKGHRICEILLQYLQDESKTKRNIDLNLLEWTHHSMKPHEIPQQLNGSDCGMFTCKYADYISRDKPITFTQHQMPLFRKKMVWEILHQQLL is encoded by the exons ATGACCACAAAGCCCATGGTAACTTCTGCTTGTAATGGAACACGGAATGTGGCCCCTTCAGGAGAG GTATTTTCGAACTCTTCATCTTGTGAACTGACAGGTTCTGGATCCTGGAACAACATGCTGAAACTGG gtaatAAATCTCCTAATGGAATAAGTGACTATCCAAAGATCAGAGTGACAGTTACCCGAGATCAGCCACGCAGAGTCCTGCCTTCCTTTGG TTTTACTTTGAACTCAGAAGGCTATAATAGAAGACCAGGTGGCCGTCGCCATAGCAAAGGTAATCCAGAGAGTTCTTTAATGTGGAAACCTCAGGAACAGGCTGTAACAGAGATGATTTCTGAAGAGAGTGGCAAGGGTCTGAGGCGTCCCCATTGTACTGTGGAGGAG GGTGttcaaaaagaggaaagagagaagtaCCGAAAGTTATTGGAACGACTTAAAGAAAGTGGTCATGGAAACTCTGTCTGTCCTGTAACTTCAAATTATCACAG TTCTCAAAGAAGTCAGATGGACACATTAAAGACCAAAGGCTGGGGGGAAGAGCAAAATCACGGAGTCAAAACAACTCAGTTTGTTCCAAAACAAT ATAGACTTGTTGAAACAAGGGGACCTCTATGTTCATTGAGAAGTGAAAAGAG gtGTTCAAAGGGGAAAATTACTGATACAGAGAAGATGGTCGGAATCAGATTTGAAAATGAAAGT AGGAGGGGATACCAACTGGAGCCTGACCTATCAGAAGAAGTGTCGGCCCGACTCCGCCTGGGCAGTGGAAGTAATGGCTTACTCAGGAGGAAAGTGTCAATAATTGAGACAAAGGAAAAGACTTGCTCTGGCAAAGAGAGGGACAGAAGAACGGACGATCTCCTTGAACTTACAGAG GACATGGAAAAGGAAATCAGTAATGCCCTAGGCCATGGCCCACAGGATGAAATCCTAAGTAGTGCTTTCAAATTGCGAATTACTCGAGGAGATATTCAGACATTAAAGAACTATCACTGGCTCAATGATGAA GTCATTAATTTTTACATGAATCTTCtggtggaaagaaataaaaagcaaggctATCCAGCACTTCATGTATTCAGTACTTTCTTCTATCCTAAATTAAAGTCTGGGGGTTACCAAGCAGTGAAACGATGGACCAAAGGGGTAAATCTCTTTGAACAAGAAATTATTCTGGTGCCTATTCATCGGAAGGTACATTGGAGCCTGGTG GTGATTGACCTAAGAAAAAAGTGTCTTAAATATCTGGATTCTATGGGACAAAAGGGCCACAGGATCTGTGAGATTCTCCT tcAGTATTTACAGGATGAAAGTAAGACCAAAAGAAACATTGATCTGAATCTTTTAGAGTGGACCCATCACAGCATGAAACCACAC gAGATTCCTCAACAGCTGAATGGGAGTGATTGTGGAATGTTTACTTGTAAATATGCAGATTATATTTCTAGGGACAAACCTATCACATTTACTCAG CACCAGATGCCTCTCTTCCGGAAGAAGATGGTGTGGGAAATCCTTCATCAGCAGTTGCTGTGA